The DNA region TTCGAAAGTGTTTCCATTTTCTAAATGAATGGTTGCCTTTTTAAATAATGGGCTACCAATAACATATTGGTCTACGCCCGGTGTTACCGGATAAAATCCTAACGAACTAAATACATACCAAGCGGAAGTTTGACCGTTATCTTCATCGCCACAATACCCATCTGGTGTTGGCGTATATAATTTAGTTAATACTTTTCTTATTTTTTCTTGCGCTTTATAAGATGCATTAGCGTAATTGTATAAATATATCATGTGCTGAATAGGTTGATTACCATGCGCGTAATTACCCATGTTCATGATTTGCATTTCACGAATTTCGTGTATGGTAAAGCCGTAGTATGAATGGTCAAAAACTGGAGGCATTTCAAACACTTCATCCAATTTACTTTCAAAAGCATTTTTACCGCCCATTAATTCCATTAGTCCATTTACATCGTGAAAAACAGACCATGTATAGTGAATGCTATTGCCTTCTGTAAAGGCATCGCCCCATTTAAGCGGATTGAAAGGGCTTTGAAATGTACCATCTTCATTTTTACCGCGCATCCATTTGGTTTCAGGGTCGAATAGATTTTTATAGTTTAAAGATTGCTTATAGAAACGCTCTGCAACATCTTTCTTTCCTAATTTATCAGCCATTTGGGCTATGGTAAAGTCGGCATAGGCGTACTCTAATGTTCTTGCGGCATTTTCGTTGATACCGACATTGTAAGGCACATAACCTAATTTATTGTAATATTCTACACCTTCTCTCCCAACCGATTTTAGAGTATTCCCTCCTTTTGATAGCGGCCTTCCCTTAGAAGTCGTTGCGTTTTTTAACATAGCTTCAAGAAGAATATCTTGATTTTTTATATCGACTCCTTTTAAAAAGGCATCGGCTATAATGGGTGCTGAGTTAGAGCCTATCATACAATCTCTATGCCCTGGGCTAGCCCACTCTGGCAACCACCCCGATTCTTTATACGTGTTGGCCAACCCTTCCATAATTTTTGAATTTAACTCTGGATACATCATGTTGAAAAATGGAAATACGGCTCTAAACGTATCCCAAAAGCCATTATCGGTAAACATATATCCTGGTAGAACCTCTCCGTTGTACGGGCTATAATGTACAATAGCATTGTTTTTATCTATTTCGTGAAATTGTCTTGGAAATAACAATACACGGTACAGGCAAGAATAAAAGGTTCTTAAATTATCAATCTTATCATCTTCAATCACTATTCTACCTAATTCTTTCTCCCATGAAGTTTTTGCCTTTGTTAAAGTGGTTTTAAAATTGTCATCTCCTATTTCTCTATTTAGGTTAAGTTGTGCTTGCTCTGGGCTTATAAAAGAAGAGGCTACTTTTACGTGTACTTCTTCGCCTTTTTTAGTTTTAAAACCTATTATTGCTCCAACATGTTCTCCCTCATTTTCGGTACTGTTTTCTGCTAAGGTCCAATTATCGCCCCATGTATGGGTTAATTCAAAATCTTTATCAAATTCGGCTACAAAATAGTTATGGAAATTATCTGGAACACCACCAGTATTGTTTCTGCAATACCCGATTATTTTACGTTCTTTTGGTAGTATTTTCACCATAGAACCTTTAAAAAAAGCATCTAACAAAATATAGGATTGATTTTCGGGAAAGGTGAATTTAAAATGTGCAGCACGTTCGGTTGGTGTTACTTCTGCGGTAACATCGTAATCGGCTAAATACGCCTTGTAATAATGTGGTTTTACGGTTTCGGCTTTATGTGAAAACCACGATGCGCGCTCGTCTTCTTTAAACTTTAAATCCCCTGTTACTGCCATTAATGAAAATGCTGCATAATCATTTATCCAAGGGCTAGGTTGGTGTGTTTGTTTTATTCCTCTAATTTTATGGTCGTCATACTTATAGGTCCATCCATCTCCCATTTTAGAGGTCATGGGCGTCCAGAAATTCATGCCCCAAGGAGTTGCTATGGCAGGATATGTGTTTCCGTTTGATAATTCAAAAGAAGAATCTGTTCCCATTAAGGGGTTTACAAAATCTACTAAATTTTCTTCTTTTATTGTTGTGTTGGTTTCTCCATGCCCGTCTTCTGTGTTAACACAAGAGACAACGAATAATGATAATATTAAATAAAATAACTTTTTCATAAATAATGTTTTATTGATAATAAACCTCTAAAAGTTTAGCTTTTGTAGCTTTTAATTGCAGTTGATTTAAACTTGCAGGAATTAATAATGTTTCTCCCTGTTTTAACTGATAATTTTCGCCATTATTGGTTACAGTAGCCTCGCCCTGTACACAGATATAAATTACAAATGAGTCTATTGCAGAATAATCTTTTTTTACCTCTTGATTTAAATTTATAATATTGGTTTTAAAGTAAGGGGAATGCACTAAGGTGTTTGATGTGTTTTCTTCTAAACTATAGTTTGTTTTATAGCTGTTATGCACTTGGTAATCTATAACATCTATAGCCAGCTCATTGTGCAGTTCGCGTTTACTACCGGTTTTGGCATCAACTCTATCGTAATCGTAAATCCTGTAAGTTACATCAGAGGTTTGTTGTATTTCAGCCAATAAAACACCTGCACCTATGGCATGCACACGCCCTGTTGGAATATAAAACGTATCACCTGCTTTTACAGTTTCATGGTGCATAACCTCCAAAATGGTGTTATTGTCCAGGTGTGTTTTATATTCACTTTGCGTTATTTGTTTATCAAAACCAACAATTAACTCTGCATTATCATCGGCTTGCATAACATACCACATTTCGTTTTTACCAAAAGAATTATGGCGTTTTTTAGCCACCTCATTACTAGGATGTACTTGAATGGACAATGGTGTTTTTGCATCAATAAATTTAATTAGTAGAGGAAAAGTGTTTCCAAATTTATTGTACACTTCTTCCCCTACTAAATCTTGTTTATAATCTGCTATTAATTCTTTTAGTGTTTTGTTTTTTAGTGAACCTTGAGCCACTAAAGTTTCGTCGTTTTCTACACCAGAAATTTCCCAAGATTCACCTATATTTTCTTCTGAATAGTTTTTATGTAAAACTGTCTTTAATTTTTCACCACCCCATATTCTGTATTTATAAAGTGGGGTGAACTTTAATGGGTATAATTTCATTGTTTTATGTGTAATATTATTTTTATAATGTTATTTAGTTGTGCCAAATCAACATAATTTTCACTTTATTGACCTAGAATTTCTATGCATTTTAATGTAAAAAGCTCCTTTATGCTTTTTTTTAACAAAAACACAAGTTGTTAATTTTCAAAACACAAAGAGGCTTAAAAACTATTTATAGAGACGGAATACCTAGTTCTGTAATTTGACAGCTACCGTAAAATCTCCCCAAAGATTACTTCTATCAAGGTTATCAATATGTAGTCTTACACTAATAATACCATCGCAGTAAGAAATAAAGTTATCGTCACTTTCAATACTCTCTGCGGTCATGTACCACGGTGCTCCAAAATTTCCTATTTCTTGTAAATCTACAGAAGTCTTTTGCGTTACGGGATCTACATTAATAATCATTGGAACAGCATTTCCTGCATCTGTTGATAATATATATGAATATTGATAGTCACTTAATTTAGTAACCTCGCGTTTATGACCTTTATTAGGCATCCACCCATGGGGCGTATTATGTTCTGAAATAACCTCGTACTCACCTGTATTTAATTCAATAGTTTTTATGGTTTCCGTTTTAAATGCGGTATTAAACGTATCTATTGATTTAATATCTGGAACATGAAGAGTTCTATACTTAAATGGTGTTCCTTCTTTTATCCCTTCCAAAGTTGTTGATTGGTCTTCGTTGGTAACCACAATTGTTTGTTCTTCATCTAAATCATTTGTATAATTGACTTCTACCCCAACCATTGATGACACAGGAGGCAACCAATTTATAATACCGCAAGTGGCAGACTCAATTTGTCTATTAAAAATAGAGTTTTGAAACGTATCGCCAAAAACCGTTCCTGAAACATTCTTAACTACAGATTGGTTTCCAAATGTATCAAATGTATAAATCTGAAAGTTATATACGCCTTCTTGCAAATTTTCTATCAATAAATCTATAGTATCATTGGCCTTGGTTCTAGAAAACATTACCTCTGTAGAATCTTGTCTGTTTTTCCAGAAGGCCTTAATCTTATTAACCGTGGGATCGCTACCTAATACCATTGCCAGCTCTATTCTATTTTTCCCAGGGTAAACTATTACAGAGTCTACCTTGGCGGGATATACTATATCTCCACCTTCTTTATACTTCTTAAATTCATCTATGGGCGTGCAGGAAGCTAAAACCACCAGCCCTAGAATTAAGCATATAATGCTTATATATTTTATAGTTTTCATTTTTTTAATATTTATAGTGAACGTATAGTTAGTCTATTGGTTGTCCCCATAGGGATATCTCATTAAAATTAACGTACGTTCCGTTTGACCAATTACGTAGTGTTTTAAATCTAATATACCTATACCCCTCTGTATCTAGAGGAAACACAATTGTTTCCCCTTCTTGGGCTGCTGCAAGGTCATCGTTAGACAATTGTCCATTAGGCAAACCTGATGGTTTTATTTGCTCATATTCAATTAATAAATCCCAAGAATCCCAACTTCCATCAGGAGCAGGATCATTAGACCCATAAATTTCAACGTTTCTAGGATTATGCAAGCTATAAAGCCAACGCGTACCATCAGCCCTCATCCACCAAGCCAACCTACTTAATTTCACTTTTTTTCCTAGATCAAAAGAAAACCATTGGGGCATCCTTGCTTGGTCTCCACTAGAATAAAATCCGCCTCCTTCTGTAATATCATCGTTGAACAGAGCTGGTATATTACCACCGTAACCCAAAATAGCATCATTAGGCAATGTTAAAGCAGTAATTTCACTTTTATCAATTTCCGTTTCAAAATATGGAGTCAACCGAACTATCGTGGTATCTGAAATATTCCCCCAACGGTCGCGTACATAAACTCCAAAATCGGCTTCTTCTGATTCGAATCCTCTAGTTGAAAATCTACCTTCAATTTTTTGAGTGTAGTATGTATTATAAGGTATAAAGTTACCTAAGGAATCATTAGCTAAAACAACTATGGCAAGGTTATCTTCAGTTGGGTTTTCAAAATCAACAAAAAGGCCGCCAAAATCTGGTCCAATATTTAAACTTTCACCAACATTTTGGTACGGAGCTTTTTCGGGGTTTACTGTTACGGTTATTGGCTTTGAAGCATTTTCACCCCGATCTACAGCATAAATACTCACCTCATAAGGTTTATTTTT from Tamlana crocina includes:
- a CDS encoding GH92 family glycosyl hydrolase → MKKLFYLILSLFVVSCVNTEDGHGETNTTIKEENLVDFVNPLMGTDSSFELSNGNTYPAIATPWGMNFWTPMTSKMGDGWTYKYDDHKIRGIKQTHQPSPWINDYAAFSLMAVTGDLKFKEDERASWFSHKAETVKPHYYKAYLADYDVTAEVTPTERAAHFKFTFPENQSYILLDAFFKGSMVKILPKERKIIGYCRNNTGGVPDNFHNYFVAEFDKDFELTHTWGDNWTLAENSTENEGEHVGAIIGFKTKKGEEVHVKVASSFISPEQAQLNLNREIGDDNFKTTLTKAKTSWEKELGRIVIEDDKIDNLRTFYSCLYRVLLFPRQFHEIDKNNAIVHYSPYNGEVLPGYMFTDNGFWDTFRAVFPFFNMMYPELNSKIMEGLANTYKESGWLPEWASPGHRDCMIGSNSAPIIADAFLKGVDIKNQDILLEAMLKNATTSKGRPLSKGGNTLKSVGREGVEYYNKLGYVPYNVGINENAARTLEYAYADFTIAQMADKLGKKDVAERFYKQSLNYKNLFDPETKWMRGKNEDGTFQSPFNPLKWGDAFTEGNSIHYTWSVFHDVNGLMELMGGKNAFESKLDEVFEMPPVFDHSYYGFTIHEIREMQIMNMGNYAHGNQPIQHMIYLYNYANASYKAQEKIRKVLTKLYTPTPDGYCGDEDNGQTSAWYVFSSLGFYPVTPGVDQYVIGSPLFKKATIHLENGNTFEISAPQNSKENVYIQSATLNGKDYNKSYLDYNDVMAGGTLNFEMSATPNKNWASTEDAVPFSLSLKN
- a CDS encoding type I phosphomannose isomerase catalytic subunit yields the protein MKLYPLKFTPLYKYRIWGGEKLKTVLHKNYSEENIGESWEISGVENDETLVAQGSLKNKTLKELIADYKQDLVGEEVYNKFGNTFPLLIKFIDAKTPLSIQVHPSNEVAKKRHNSFGKNEMWYVMQADDNAELIVGFDKQITQSEYKTHLDNNTILEVMHHETVKAGDTFYIPTGRVHAIGAGVLLAEIQQTSDVTYRIYDYDRVDAKTGSKRELHNELAIDVIDYQVHNSYKTNYSLEENTSNTLVHSPYFKTNIINLNQEVKKDYSAIDSFVIYICVQGEATVTNNGENYQLKQGETLLIPASLNQLQLKATKAKLLEVYYQ
- a CDS encoding DUF4998 domain-containing protein, with the protein product MKTIKYISIICLILGLVVLASCTPIDEFKKYKEGGDIVYPAKVDSVIVYPGKNRIELAMVLGSDPTVNKIKAFWKNRQDSTEVMFSRTKANDTIDLLIENLQEGVYNFQIYTFDTFGNQSVVKNVSGTVFGDTFQNSIFNRQIESATCGIINWLPPVSSMVGVEVNYTNDLDEEQTIVVTNEDQSTTLEGIKEGTPFKYRTLHVPDIKSIDTFNTAFKTETIKTIELNTGEYEVISEHNTPHGWMPNKGHKREVTKLSDYQYSYILSTDAGNAVPMIINVDPVTQKTSVDLQEIGNFGAPWYMTAESIESDDNFISYCDGIISVRLHIDNLDRSNLWGDFTVAVKLQN
- a CDS encoding DUF5000 domain-containing lipoprotein, whose translation is MEKYKIYLVPIAALAMFVLGCTTDLLQPTENDGTPPGPVSEVQIENLSGSVKLSYTLPNDPDVFYAKAVYTTERNVVREVKASYYTNEMTLTGFGKNKPYEVSIYAVDRGENASKPITVTVNPEKAPYQNVGESLNIGPDFGGLFVDFENPTEDNLAIVVLANDSLGNFIPYNTYYTQKIEGRFSTRGFESEEADFGVYVRDRWGNISDTTIVRLTPYFETEIDKSEITALTLPNDAILGYGGNIPALFNDDITEGGGFYSSGDQARMPQWFSFDLGKKVKLSRLAWWMRADGTRWLYSLHNPRNVEIYGSNDPAPDGSWDSWDLLIEYEQIKPSGLPNGQLSNDDLAAAQEGETIVFPLDTEGYRYIRFKTLRNWSNGTYVNFNEISLWGQPID